Proteins encoded within one genomic window of Psilocybe cubensis strain MGC-MH-2018 chromosome 2, whole genome shotgun sequence:
- a CDS encoding Protein RRC1-like: protein MKLSQYTAGIVRKSRREKEQEAADAKKREEEASAAQVYAEYVNAFEGEDIGRRSSGSAFVRAESNTAYAPSMSSSERRISRRSPSPSTTSAPKPKGKRAMDSFLEEIKKEQAEREAKYSRHSHGGHGRSVTAMAAYEGQSGSKDRGDPQTTNLFVANLPQHVTEPNLGKFFARAGPVGSVKIMWPRADLPPPPGSDSSRRSKGPILNGFVSFMNRRDAEDALREFDGYDWGGYVLRVGWSKAVPIASKPLYVSSNRIRDRGSRSRSRSRSRTPERHSGRNRDMRSRRSRSPSWDRHRSRSPRHRRSYSRSRRYSSSRSRSPRRNYSRSPQRTLPDEGEAVTDTFIRAVAFEVKGHDAKYEETLREREKANPKYNFLLQRDHRRHAYYKGLVESQEPFKPAFDDEGYNSVYSSDSAEESEREHTRKNALGPAARKRFEAMLRALAGKRGEIARCMTFCLEHGEAAHEVADIIVSSLLVDGTAVPRKVARLHLICDILHNSAASVPSAWKYRQEFQSRLGIVFDHLANIYHSFPGRITADLFKKQITTVVDIWEDWIVFPPDFTTELRTRLEGAVIPTNDIVDEEECIIQPPAAETFSSRFKTSSFQLAAPTEVVSAQASDGDGEPMDVSSDDDKGASDLDGEPVEDLDIDGVPMDDIDGVPIEVAGDQVEDDLDGQPIRDDVDGVPIDDDIDGLPLNETS, encoded by the exons ATTTGTGAGGGCGGAATCTAATACAGCATATGCCCCTTCTATGTCGTCTTCCGAGCGTCGAATATCACGCAGA tctccatctccatctacGACGTCTGCGCCTAAACCAAAAGGCAAAAGGGCCATGGATTCatttcttgaagaaatcaaaaa AGAGCAGGCGGAACGAGAGGCTAAATATTCACGTCATA GTCATGGTGGGCACGGCCGTTCGGTCACTGCTATGGCTGCTTACGAAGGACAGAGCGGAAGCAAAGACCGTGGCGATCCCCAA ACGACGAATCTTTTCGTTGCAAATCTCCCTCAGCATGTGACAGAACCGAACTTGGGCAAGTTCTTTGCGCGAGCTGGGCCAGTAGGCTCG GTTAAAATTATGTGGCCACGCGCTGACCTACCTCCCCCTCCCGGGTCGGACTCTTCACGAAGATCGAAAGGTCCAATTCTCAATGGTTTCGTATCGTTTATGAACAGGCGAGATGCTGAAGACGCTCTACGAGAATTTGATGGTTACGATTGGGGAGGATACGTCCTTAGAGTTGGCTGGAGCAAAGCAGTCCCTATTGCCTCCAAGCCATTGTATG TATCCTCGAACCGAATCAGAGACAGAGGCAGTCGTAGCCGTAGTCGAAGTAGATCTCGAACTCCCGAACGACATTCGGGACGAAATCGTGATATGCGTTCTCGGCGGTCGAGAAGTCCGTCATGGGACAGGCATCGCTCTCGTTCTCCGAGACATCGTAGGTCATATAGCAGGTCACGTCGGTATTCGAGCTCTCGTAGTCGTTCTCCCCGGAGAAATTATTCTCGAAGTCCTCAACGTACACTCCCTGACGAGGGTGAAGCGGTAACAGATACTTTCATCCGAGCTGTTGCGTTTGAGGTCAAAGGGCACGATGCTAAATATGAAGAAACTTTACGAGAACGTGAAAAGGCGAATCCAAAGTACAATTTTCTTCTGCAACGAGAC CATCGAAGGCACGCATATTACAAAGGTCTTGTTGAATCTCAGGAACCGTTTAAGCCAGcttttgatgatgag GGATACAATTCTGTTTATTCGAGTGACTCCGCTGAGGAATCAGAGCGTGAACACACCCGAAAAAATGCTCTAGGACCCGCAGCACGAAAACGTTTTGAAGCTATGCTACGGGCACTTGCTGGAAAGCGTGGTGAGATTGCCCGTTGTATGACATTTTGCCTTGAACATGGAGAAGCAGCACATGAG GTTGCGGATATCATCGTGTCATCGTTGCTTGTAGATGGTACTGCTGTCCCTCGTAAAGTTGCGCGTCTGCATTTGATTTGTGATATTCTGCAcaattcagcagcttcggtGCCTAGTGCTTGGAAATATCGTCAAGAATTTCAGTCACGACTAGGAATAGTATTCGACCATTTGGCCAACATCTATCACTCATTTCCTGGTCGAATAACCGCTGATTTGTTCAAGAAGCAAATCACGACTGTCGTTGATATTTGGGAAGACTGGATTGTTTTCCCACCTGATTTTACGACGGAGCTTAGGACGAGACTCGAAGGAGCTGTTATTCCCACAAATGATATtgttgatgaggaggaaTGCATCATTCAACCACCAGCTGCGGAGACATTTTCGTCACGATTCAAAACCAGCAGCTTCCAGCTCGCTGCACCCACCGAAGTCGTCTCAGCACAGGCGAGCGATGGCGACGGCGAGCCTATGGATGTTAGTAGTGATGACGACAAAGGAGCGAGCGATCTGGATGGTGAACCAGTCGAAGATCTTGACATTGATGGGGTGCCAATGGATGACATTGACGGTGTGCCAATAGAAGTGGCAGGGGACCAGGTCGAAGACGATCTTGATGGCCAACCAATCAGAGATGATGTCGACGGAGTTCCCATTGACGATGACATTGATGGACTTCCACTAAACGAAACCTCATGA
- a CDS encoding Vigilin 1, whose amino-acid sequence MALSAADLQRRHELEGAPDPFPSLSQPTPTKPKAPAVVPLDTDSEVAFPTLASASPANPVANSAWGAAAGPRIKANIPRVPVFTDTFTLSAIDLSNSGKDGKPATLGEVIKQVISKYKVKVEASANQKTRQTTFYVKAESQKELDKAKRSLVALLSPVITLVINAPASTIASIIGPKGATLKQIRDQTSVRVDIPKRDTPIGNGHANGKASHDDDDDEEEPTVPVTLIGPSPLAYEAQELLNQIISSKTSKATQRVRDIPAHILPFVLVRRPNFLEAAQGGNVNLALNATAREITVSGDREAVVRVVETIKKTIEALQSAITSVKISLPKRQHRLLSGQNADAILAKSNCAVTVGKPEETSDEVTVWGKAADLPAGLAAVMEQANSKYIHELTLPGPIALSKQLATYLTRVQYTKLIKASHPTVDVFLPSADATSSALSIDLVGDKPEVDAVVKQVSELIGKLIGGTRDVTVDWLLHRVITGKNSKKIKQFHDVHNVQAYFPSESLESSHILLVYDPLSTGASLSPDEKKKHLDDVEKELLKLARDAADVKTETIEVDKRWHDAVVGNGGTTLNAIIGEDTTLSIKVGAEAGASTEDIIIVRGVSSDVDRAVKEIQKIVENAKNDEIVNSYSTEFDIDKEYVGRIVGSQGAGINKLRDQLGVKVDVSDDVEEKEKEGSKKKKPVHQKSKVKITGRKENVEEAKKRILAQIDRLADETSEILKIPSQYHSSLIGQSGKYAIRLEEKYSVKITFPRQSPENGESKTREQLKSDEVLIKGGKKGVAGAKSELLDAVEFEKESNNVLKFTVPTRSVARILGRGGASINEIKDETEAQIDIDKNSDESGLTTSITVRGTKKAVAAAKAAILAISEQVTEETTASVTVDNKFHRSIIGAGGQGLKEIIAKCGGPSDPKLQAGLLRFPRQGESSDEVRIRGEPKLVAKIKAELEQRVAVLRDTVIIAVDIPSAQHRALIGRGGQHLNEVQDKFSVQIQFPGSRSYNQVGDPENASELEGVEAANIVKVSGSRDACEKAIAELKSNVKAPAVAGPSGTIVVPLKYHHAISQQGQFFRTLRSFGVQVDHSAQPQTSGVPSRPTPTARIDDAETASGDHEWEVVPNYEDAEEGDSTWTLKARDQAGLDKAEKLVKDAIENAKRMSHVGFLTMPDRSTFPRIVGSKGANIARLRNETGADITVSRENSTIVIIGEFPK is encoded by the exons ATGGCTTTATCCGCCGCTGACCTTCAG AGGAGACACGAGCTCGAGGGCGCTCCTGACCCGTTCCCGTCTCTCTCTCAGCCTACTCCCACCAAGCCCAAGGCCCCCGCTGTCGTTCCGTTGGATACCGACTCTGAGGTTGCATTTCCTACGCTTGCATCCGCCTCTCCTGCAAACCCAGTTGCCAACTCCGCCTGGGGTGCGGCTGCTGGTCCTCGTATCAAGGCCAACATTCCCAGGGTCCCTGTCTTCACCGACACCTTTACTCTCTCGGCAATTGACTTGTCCAACTCTGGTAAAGACGGCAAACCTGCTACGCTCGGGGAGGTCATTAAACAGGTTATTTCCAAGTACAAGGTTAAGGTAGAAGCCAGCGCCAATCAAAAGACCCGTCAAACCACCTTCTATGTCAAAGCGGAATCGCAGAAGGAATTGGACAAGGCTAAACGGAGCCTCGTGGCCCTGTTAAGTCCCGTC ATTACGCTAGTCATTAATGCACCGGCTTCCACCATTGCCTCTATCATCGGTCCAAAAGGCGCGACTTTGAAACAAATTCGTGACCAAACGAGTGTTAGAGTCGACATTCCCAAGAGGGACACTCCTATAGGCAATGGTCATGCAAACGGCAAGGCTTCtcacgacgacgatgacgacgaagaggaaccCACTGTTCCTGTCACCCTCATCGGTCCTTCTCCTTTGGCGTATGAGGCACAGGAGCTCTTGAACCAGATCATTTCTTCGAAAACGTCCAAAGCCACCCAACGAGTTCGTGATATTCCTGCCCATATTTTGCCCTTTGTGCTCGTTCGCAGGCCCAATTTCTTGGAAGCTGCTCAGGGTGGGAACGTCAATTTGGCTTTGAATGCTACCGCTCGTGAGATTACTGTTAGCGGCGATCGCGAGGCCGTCGTTCGAGTTGTAGAGACTATCAAGAAAACCATTGAAGCATTGCAGTCGGCTATCACCTCAGTCAAGATTTCTCTTCCAAAACGCCAGCACCGTCTTCTCAGCGGTCAAAATGCCGACGCCATTCTGGCAAAGAGTAATTGCGCTGTCACTGTGGGCAAACCTGAAGAGACCAGTGACGAGGTCACTGTCTGGGGCAAAGCTGCAGACCTTCCCGCTGGACTCGCTGCTGTCATGGAACAGGCCAATTCCAAGTACATCCACGAATTGACTCTGCCTGGACCCATCGCTCTTTCAAAGCAACTCGCTACGTACTTGACCCGTGTTCAATATACCAAGCTTATCAAGGCCAGCCACCCTACCGTCGACGTGTTTCTCCCCTCCGCAGACGCCACGTCTTCGGCCCTTAGCATTGACTTGGTTGGCGATAAGCCTGAGGTGGATGCTGTCGTCAAACAGGTTTCGGAACTCATTGGTAAATTGATCGGTGGAACAAGGGACGTCACCGTTGATTGGCTTTTACATCGCGTTATCACTGGAAAGAACAGTAAAAA GATCAAGCAATTCCATGACGTTCATAATGTTCAGGCCTACTTCCCGAGCGAGTCATTGGAGTCTTCCCACATTCTTTTGGTTTACGATCCTCTCAGTACCGgagcttctctttctcccgatgagaagaaaaaacatcTGGATGATGTTGAGAAAGAACTCCTGAAACTGGCTCGGGATGCTGCTGACGTTAAAACGGAGACTATTGAGGTTGACAAGCGTTGGCATGACGCTGTCGTGGGTAATGGTGGGACAACTCTGAATGC TATCATTGGCGAAGATACCACTCTTTCTATCAAGGTTGGCGCTGAGGCCGGTGCATCCACAGAAGATATCATCATTGTGCGCGGTGTCAGCAGCGATGTTGATCGTGCCGTCAAGGAAATTCAAAAGATTGTCGAAAATGCCAAGAACGACGAAATTGTGAACAGCTAC TCGACCGAATTCGACATCGACAAGGAATATGTTGGTCGCATCGTTGGCTCGCAAGGTGCTGGTATCAATAAGCTCCGAGATCAACTTGGTGTCAAGGTTGACGTTTCGGACGACgttgaggagaaagaaaaggaaggtagcaagaagaagaagccagTTCACCAAAAGTCCAAAGTCAAG ATTACTGGACGAAAGGAGAACGTTGAGGAGGCTAAGAAGCGCATTCTGGCCCAAATTGATCGTCTC GCCGACGAGACCTCTGAGATCCTCAAGATCCCCAGCCAATACCATTCTTCTTTGATTGGGCAAAGTGGAAAATATGCCATTCGCCTGGAGGAGAAGTACTCCGTAAAGATTACCTTCCCTCGACAATCTCCTGAGAATGGTGAGAGCAAGACCAGGGAACAACTCAAATCCGATGAAGTCCTCATCAAAGGTGGAAAGAAGGGTGTTGCTGGTGCCAAATCCGAACTCCTGGACGCAGTGGAATTTGAGAAGGAGTCAAACAACGTCCTGAAGTTCACTGTTCCAACTCGTTCGGTAGCTCGTATCCTTGGACGCGGTGGTGCCTCCATCAATGAGATCAAGGACGAAACTGAGGCGCAGATTGACATCGACAAGAACTCAGATGAGAGTGGGCTCACCACTTCTATTACTGTTCGTGGTACCAAGAAGGCTGTGGCCGCCGCCAAGGCAGCTATTCTTGCCATTTCAGAACAAGTGACTGAAGAGACTACGGCATCTGTTACTGTCGACAACAAATTCCATCGTTCAATTATCGGTGCTGGTGGACAAGGCCTTAAGGAAATCATCGCGAAATGTGGCGGCCCTTCAGACCCCAAATTGCAAGCTGGGTTGCTTAGATT CCCTCGTCAAGGTGAATCTTCTGATGAGGTACGCATCAGGGGTGAACCCAAACTTGTCGCCAAGATCAAGGCCGAATTGGAGCAGAGAGTTGCAGTTCTGCGCGACACAGTTATTATTGCTGTTGATATTCCAAGCGCTCAACATCGTGCTCTCATTGGTCGTGGCGGTCAACATCTTAACGAAGTTCAGGATAAATTCTCTGTTCAAATTCAGTTCCCTGGCTCGCGTTCTTATAACCAAGTTGGAGACCCTGAAAACGCCAGTGAATTGGAAGGCGTCGAGGCCGCCAACATTGTCAAGGTTTCCGGTAGCCGTGATGCTTGTGAGAAGGCAATTGCTGAGCTTAAG AGCAATGTCAAGGCacctgctgttgctggtcCTTCAGGCACAATTGTTGTACCATTGAAGTACCACCATGCAATTTCCCAGCAGGGTCAATTCTTTAGGACCCTCAGGTCTTTCGGCGTCCAGGTTGACCATTCCGCACAACCCCAGACATCTGGTGTCCCTTCTCGCCCTACTCCCACTGCCCGCATTGACGATGCTGAGACAGCCTCTGGTGATCACGAATGGGAAGTCGTCCCCAACTACGAAGACGCTGAGGAGGGAGATTCAACCTGGACACTCAAAGCTCGCGATCAAGCTGGATTGGACAAGGCCGAAAAACTCGTCAAGGACGCCATCGAAAATGCCAAGCGCATGTCCCATGTCGGTTTCCTCACCATGCCCGACCGATCAACGTTCCCCAGAATCGTTGGCTCTAAGGGTGCCAACATTGCGCGTCTTCGAAATGAGACTGGTGCTGATATTACTGTCAGTCGTGAAAACAGCACTATTGTCATCATTGGTGAGTTTCCTAAATGA